In Thermococcus chitonophagus, the genomic stretch GAAGCCCAGATGAAGGATTTAGGCCATTGGCCTTTAAGCTACACGTTGCAGATGAGCTTACCAAGGAGAGAATTAAGATAGAGAAGCTCTTCTGACTCATAAATTGGTTCAGAATATAAACCCTTTTCGAATTCTTTATAAACTCACGATGACCCTCGCCTATCCTCGATGAAGGGTATGAAAAGTAAGAGAAGTAGAAATATCGTGATGCTGAAATCAAGGGAGAAAGCTACAAGAAAGATCAAGCATGGTAGGTGGTTCTATTCTTTCATTCCGTTCAAAGTGTTCACAGGAGGCATGTCCCAGCTGATCCCAATCTTAGCTATCCAAGAAGGGGGAACTCCAGTTGATCTCGGATATTTGGGAAGCGCCGGTAGCCTTGCTTCAATGATAGGAGGAGTATTTTGGGGCAGAATAAGCGATAAAGTGGGAAGAAGGAAGATATTCCTAATCTCAGGATTCATCGGTAGCTCTATATTGGGTATAGCACTTGCCTTTATGACCTCAATAAAGGGCCTAATACTGCTTACCTTCCTTTACACATTCTTCGTTGCGGCAACTATTCCAATCCCAGTCTCTCTAATCTCAAGGGAGTTCAACAAGCCCAAGATTGGGGAAGCCACAGGAAAGTTTAATGAAATAGGAGGATGGGGTTGGGTTGCAGGGCTGCTGCTGGGTCTAATACTTATAGCCACGATCCCTATAAGATCTATTCCAATAGTCCTGGGCCTAATTGGGATGTTCTCAGTGATAATTGCCGCAAAGAACATTAGGGAAGGCCCGATATACATCAGAAGAGTGTCTCCCTCAACCTTCTTCTACCTCCCGCGCAGGATTTCCATCCCCAGGATCTCAACGCTAAGGGGAGATTTAATGCCCCTCTTCCTATCTTCAACCCTGCTCTGGGCCGGTTCAATGCTCCTCTTAACACAGTTCCCAATGCTGGCCAAGGAGAAAGGATTCGATGGAAAGTTCCTCTACGTTTTAGGTCTGGCGAGCTCGACAATTTCTGCGACGACGTACTTAAAGGTTGGCAGATCCCTTAGGAAGGATGGAACTTACGACTTCATCTTGGGCCAGGGCGTGAGGTTGCTGGGGCTCTTAGTCCTAATACTCTCCCTAGCACTCACAGGATACGCCTTCCTTGGGGTGGCAGTACTCGGATACATGCTCCTCGGCTACAGCTGGTCCCTGATTAGTGTTTCATCCGCAACGATAATATCAAACAGAAGTCCAGAAAAGAACAGGGGAAGAATAGCGGGAGCATACAACTTTGTCTCCTCGGGAGGAGCTATAGCCGGAAACATTGTAAGCGGATACCTGGCTAGTACAATTGGCATTCCTGGAGACTTTACTGCTGGAGTTGCATTGGCGGGACTCTCACTTCTTCCAATGATAAAAATGATAAAAGCGGAGGGTCACCCTCTGAACTTCGGCCTCTTGCTGAGGAGCAGGGGCAGGGGCCTTGGTTTGTAAGGGAAGCCCTCGACCTTCGACCTTATCTCCTTGATTAGCTCCTCTATTCTAGTCTCGTACTGCTTTCCATCTTCCCTTCTCCTTACGGTTATCGTTCCAGTCTCCTTTTCTTTTGCTCCAACTACGACTATGTAGGGAATCCACTCCTTCTCTGCCCTCCTGATCTTCTTGCTGAGTCTCTCATCTTCATCATCAACATCAACCCTTACTTTTGCTCCTTCAAGCTTGCCCGCAATGTACAGTGCATAGTCGAGGTACTCCTGACTCACTGGAATTACCCTGACCTGTATTGGGCTGAGCCAGAGCGGGAACATCGGCTTCTTTCCTTCCTGCATGAGCTTTGCCTGCTTTTCCAGTATTGCGTACATTACTCTTTCAATGGCACCACTTGGGGAGCAGTGGAGGATTAATGGGTACTTCTCCTCACCATTCTCGTCGTAGTATGTGATTCCAAACCTCTCCGCATTCTCAACGTCAATCTGCACAGTGCTCAAAGCTGCGGCCTTGTCTAGGTTGTCAACGAAGTTGAACTCGAACTTGAGTATGAAGTAGAAGAACCTCTGCCTCCACATCTCTATTAGAACAGGCTTTCCGATGAGCTTGACAAGCTCAATTATGAAGTCCTTGTGCTCCTTCCAGAAGTCCTCCGTAAACCTTATCGCTACTTCATAATCCTCAGGGTTAAGGCCAACTCCCTTGAGAACTTCCATGCTGAGCTTGAACTGCTTCTTGAACTCGTCCTTGGCCTGCTCTATGTCTTTGGCCAGTGTGTGCATGTCCGGCATTGTAAATGCCCTAAGCCTCCTTAGCCCAGAAAGCTCGCCCCTCTTCTCCCTCCTGAATGAATAGCGAGTAAGCTCGTACATTCTAAGCGGGAGGTTGCGGTAGCTTATTATTGCGTCCTTCTTTATCATGAACTGGCCAAAGCATGCAGCAAATCTGAGGAAGTACTTTTTATCTCCGCTGAGAACTATGTACTGCCTCGCCGGGAACCTGTTTAGGTACTTCTCAAGTGCTGGATGCTCGAAGTCATACATAATGGGAGTCTCGACTTCCATGGCCCCGTACTCTATCACCTTCTCGGTAACGTACTGCTCGAGTAGCGATTTAATCAGCCTACCCTTTGGATAGTAGCGCAAATTTCCAGGATCACTTCCAGGCTCATAATCAACGAGCTCGTGCTCGAGCATCAACTTAACGTGAGGAGGCTCCCTATCCGCAATTCTGTTCTTCGCTATCTCATAGTTTACGAACTTTCTCAAGTTCTCATAGCCAGTAAAGTCGAACTTATCGACCTCAATAAGCTCACCTTCTGGAGTTAAGATGTACCAGTAGCTCACTAACTCGGTTTCTTCCTTCTTCAAAGCCTCTGGAACTTCCTCTTCTTTTGCGGCCTCTGGAACTATGGTCCTGCTGAGCTCAGCCAGTGGGTGGCCCTTACAGCTTATCTTAAATGCCTTGTAGTAGCCAAATGGTGCCCTCCCGACGTTATAGCCTTTCTCTTTGAGCTTCTCTTCAATCTTCTTAAGGACTTCTAGAGCCACAGAAGGCTTTGCAAGTTCGCTACTCAGGTGGGCGAAGGGATAAACAAATAGGTTCTCAGCCTTTACCTGCTTTGCGACGTTTACAATTTCCTCAACCGCCTTCTCCACAACTTCTTCTGGATTTTTCTCGTCCACTTTCTCAACACTTATGAAGGCAACGAGAACTTCATCCATTCGACCCTTTTTCATTTCATCAGGAATGGGCTCAGGGTTCTTCAGGGCCTTATCCTTGACTTCATACTCTATGTAGTCGCTGTGTATGAGGAGAACCCTCACGCTATCACCCCCAAGGACTTGTAAACTTCTTCTTTATAAGGTCTTTTATAGGGATAAGGTTTTTAAATAATCTCCTGTAAGAGCTCTTAGCTTTCATCCCGAATTCTGGAGGTGAGAAAATGAAGGCGCCAATCTGTGAGGTTTGTCTCAAAACAGACGATATTCTTTGTCCCGCTGATGAAAAGAAGCTAGAACAGGGCATTATAACCGAGCTTGACGTTAAAATATCACGCATGCTTTACAAGTTGCTTGGAGATGCCGATGTAGAGTTCAAGAAGGCAGTTGAGGCAGGAGATCTAATAGTCCTAATAGTTGGAGAAGGGGACGTTCCACTTGTTATTGGAAAAGGTGGCAAGAATATAAAGTTCCTCATGAGAGAATTAGGCAAGAGAGTTAGAGTAATCGAAGGTAGAGACATAAAGGGAACCGATGACGTTAAGAAGCTCGCAATGGATCTTCTATATCCAGCAGGAGTATTTGGTGTAAATATCGTTTACAAGCCTGGAGGGGAGCAGTACTACAAAGTTTTGGTATTTAGCAGAGACAGAAACAAGCTCCCGGAGAAAGCTGAAATATTAGAAAGCATTTTAAGCCAGATTACAGGCGTAGAAACAAGGATCTCCTTTATTTAAATTATAATTTTTGAGAACAATGAGGATAATTATTAAACCTGACAAAGGGTTTGGTAAGATCGTTCTTGAAATTGATGAAGATTTAGCTTCAAGAATAACTGAGATTAGCAGGAAGTTTAACATCTCCGTCGAAGATGTTATAGTCAGGGCATTATCTGGGAATTTTAGGCAACCAAGGAGGAATTTAGGGAATCTGGAAAAGGAAGTCAAGGAACTCGAGAAAAAAGTATGGGAACTTGAAAAGGAATATGCACCACTCAGATTTAAGGCCTACGGGGTTTCTGAGGATAATAAGCTCCTCGCGATTGAACTCATCGGACTAATGGCCGAAAATGCCCAGCTAAGAAGGTTCTTAAGGATGAAGATAGAGAGAAATGAAGAGTTAAGGAATATCGTTAGGTACTACTTAAGCGGATGATGAGTATTGAGTGCCGAGGGATGATGAGCCCTATGAGCGCTGACGCTTTAAAGGGATTTCATAAAATATATGTCCGTGATGCATTATGTTAAGTCTCGCTGAGATTGAAAGGAAAGCCTTTGATTTAATGGCAACGTCCATAAGAAAACATGCATTTCTCCCGACCTGGGATTTTGAAGGAAAAAGCATTAACTTACCCTTCGAGGTAGAGGCTAAACCTGGGGATTTCATTAGACTAAAAACAACAGTAGAAGTTCCCAGAGATGGTTTAAAGTGGTTCATTAAAGTTTGTATGGAAGGTAATGCTCTCGTTAGACTGGACGGGATGGCCTATGGGACAATAGATGACGTCCACACTTACATCCCGATAAGACCCGGAAGACACGAGCTGGAACTTATAATATCACCACTAACGATGTTTGGTTATCACAAGTGGAGAATAAAGATAGAGTACGCAATGCTTGTTGGGATAATGTGGGAGCCCTACGTACTAGCTCAAAGGCTCCTCGATCTAATAAGCTTCATTGAAGTGCTTCAGGAGGAGGATCTGAGAGAAGCTCTACTAAAGGAGCTCTCTGACATCTTAATAACGGTAAAAACAGTTCCAAGTTTGAGGCAAATAACCCTGCTTAGAATGCTTCTCTATGATGGAGGACTCGGGATCAAGGAGCTCAAGCTCGGAAGGTTTGACATCAGAGAAGTGAGAACAGACTACATGTTCTTGTCGGCTGTTTATGGAATTGGAGAGTTGAAAGGATACATAGAGGATATACCGAGACCAAGCAAAGAAGAATACCTAAGTGAAATTAGCGACGTTGAAGAAAAGCTCGAGAAAGCCCTAGCTAGGCTTAGAAAAGCTTTTCCAAAGGTTGGAAAAGCTTACGCTTTTGCCCATTCTCATATAGATGCAGCTTGGCTGTGGACGTATGCGGAGACAAAGCAAAAGATTCTCAGAACGTTTTCGACGATAGAGAGGCTCATGAGGAGGTACGGAATAACCTACGTCCAGAGCTCAGCCCAGTACTATGAGTGGCTTGAGGAGTTAGACAAAGACCTCTTTGAGAAAGTGAAAAGGTTCATTGAGGAAGGAAAGTGGATATTAGTTGGCGGGATGTGGGTTGAGAGTGATGTTCAGCTTATAGATGGAGAGTCAATAGCAAGACAACTCCTCTATGGACAGAGGTACTTTAAGGAGAAGTTCAATAAAACGGCAAGAATAGGTTGGCTTCCAGATACCTTCGGGTTCCCAGCTTCTCTTCCCCAGTTTTTGAAGAAAAGCGGTCTTGAGATGTTTGCGACGTACAAACTACTGTGGAACGAGAGAAACGAATTTCCTTATCACGCTTTCATATGGAAGGGAGTTGATGGGACGGAAATTCCAGTCCACTTAATGATGAGCTATAAATCATCAATGACAGCTAAAAGCCTGTACAAGCAGTGGAAGAGATACAAGAACAAGTACGAAGTTCCCTTCTTGCTGTATGCCTACGGTTACGGGGATGGGGGAGGAGGAATAACATGGGAAATGGTAGAGATGATGAAGCACATGAACAAAGTCCCGTACATTCCAAAGTTGATTAAGGGAACAGAAGAGGAGTACTTGAGGGAACTCAAGGAGCACGTTAGCGAGATGCCAACCTGGGAAGGGGAGCTCTACGTCGAGGTTCATAGAGGGACGTACACAACAAACCTGAACGTGAAAAAGCTAATGGCTGAGGCTGAATCAAAGCTCAGGAGCGCGGAGATATGGGCTTCCCTCGCTCACTCTATGGGTATAATGGAGTATCCAAAAGACAAGTTAGAGAAGTTGTGGAAGAGAACCCTACTTCATCAATTCCATGACGTTCTCCCAGGATCCTCAATAAAGGAAGTCTACGACGAAGTGATAAGGGATCTTGAGGACGTAATAAGAGAGGCTGATGAGATAATTAGAGAAGCGACGGAGAGAATAGCTCAAGGTGAATCACTAGTGTTCAATGACTTACCCTGGGAGAGGGAGGAGGTAATTGAAATAGATGGAAAGCCCGTTCTCGTAAAGGCCTATCCACTAGGATGGTCTTCTCTTAAGCCAATTGATGAAGGATTCGTGAAAGCGTACAGAGAAGATGACACTTTCATCCTTGAGAACGACTACCTTAGAGTGAAGATAAACGATGAAGGGGAGATAATATCACTGTACAACAAGGAGCTCAAATGGGAAGGAATAAGGAGCCCCAGCAACGTGATAATGGCCCATGTAGACACACCGGGAATGTGGGATGCTTGGGATGTGAATGAGGACTTCCTAATCCAAGGCAAGAAACTCAAAACAGTTAGGGTGGAGATAACTCGGAATGATGGCTATATTGCCGAAATAACTGTGGAGAAAATCTATGGGAACTCTAAAGTTATTCAGAGGATAAGGCTAAAGAGGAAGTCAAAACTGTTAGAGTTTCACACAGAGGTTGACTGGTGGGACAAAGAGGTTCTC encodes the following:
- a CDS encoding MFS transporter, whose product is MKGMKSKRSRNIVMLKSREKATRKIKHGRWFYSFIPFKVFTGGMSQLIPILAIQEGGTPVDLGYLGSAGSLASMIGGVFWGRISDKVGRRKIFLISGFIGSSILGIALAFMTSIKGLILLTFLYTFFVAATIPIPVSLISREFNKPKIGEATGKFNEIGGWGWVAGLLLGLILIATIPIRSIPIVLGLIGMFSVIIAAKNIREGPIYIRRVSPSTFFYLPRRISIPRISTLRGDLMPLFLSSTLLWAGSMLLLTQFPMLAKEKGFDGKFLYVLGLASSTISATTYLKVGRSLRKDGTYDFILGQGVRLLGLLVLILSLALTGYAFLGVAVLGYMLLGYSWSLISVSSATIISNRSPEKNRGRIAGAYNFVSSGGAIAGNIVSGYLASTIGIPGDFTAGVALAGLSLLPMIKMIKAEGHPLNFGLLLRSRGRGLGL
- a CDS encoding threonine--tRNA ligase, with protein sequence MRVLLIHSDYIEYEVKDKALKNPEPIPDEMKKGRMDEVLVAFISVEKVDEKNPEEVVEKAVEEIVNVAKQVKAENLFVYPFAHLSSELAKPSVALEVLKKIEEKLKEKGYNVGRAPFGYYKAFKISCKGHPLAELSRTIVPEAAKEEEVPEALKKEETELVSYWYILTPEGELIEVDKFDFTGYENLRKFVNYEIAKNRIADREPPHVKLMLEHELVDYEPGSDPGNLRYYPKGRLIKSLLEQYVTEKVIEYGAMEVETPIMYDFEHPALEKYLNRFPARQYIVLSGDKKYFLRFAACFGQFMIKKDAIISYRNLPLRMYELTRYSFRREKRGELSGLRRLRAFTMPDMHTLAKDIEQAKDEFKKQFKLSMEVLKGVGLNPEDYEVAIRFTEDFWKEHKDFIIELVKLIGKPVLIEMWRQRFFYFILKFEFNFVDNLDKAAALSTVQIDVENAERFGITYYDENGEEKYPLILHCSPSGAIERVMYAILEKQAKLMQEGKKPMFPLWLSPIQVRVIPVSQEYLDYALYIAGKLEGAKVRVDVDDEDERLSKKIRRAEKEWIPYIVVVGAKEKETGTITVRRREDGKQYETRIEELIKEIRSKVEGFPYKPRPLPLLLSKRPKFRG
- a CDS encoding KH domain-containing protein; translated protein: MKAPICEVCLKTDDILCPADEKKLEQGIITELDVKISRMLYKLLGDADVEFKKAVEAGDLIVLIVGEGDVPLVIGKGGKNIKFLMRELGKRVRVIEGRDIKGTDDVKKLAMDLLYPAGVFGVNIVYKPGGEQYYKVLVFSRDRNKLPEKAEILESILSQITGVETRISFI
- a CDS encoding alpha-mannosidase, producing the protein MLSLAEIERKAFDLMATSIRKHAFLPTWDFEGKSINLPFEVEAKPGDFIRLKTTVEVPRDGLKWFIKVCMEGNALVRLDGMAYGTIDDVHTYIPIRPGRHELELIISPLTMFGYHKWRIKIEYAMLVGIMWEPYVLAQRLLDLISFIEVLQEEDLREALLKELSDILITVKTVPSLRQITLLRMLLYDGGLGIKELKLGRFDIREVRTDYMFLSAVYGIGELKGYIEDIPRPSKEEYLSEISDVEEKLEKALARLRKAFPKVGKAYAFAHSHIDAAWLWTYAETKQKILRTFSTIERLMRRYGITYVQSSAQYYEWLEELDKDLFEKVKRFIEEGKWILVGGMWVESDVQLIDGESIARQLLYGQRYFKEKFNKTARIGWLPDTFGFPASLPQFLKKSGLEMFATYKLLWNERNEFPYHAFIWKGVDGTEIPVHLMMSYKSSMTAKSLYKQWKRYKNKYEVPFLLYAYGYGDGGGGITWEMVEMMKHMNKVPYIPKLIKGTEEEYLRELKEHVSEMPTWEGELYVEVHRGTYTTNLNVKKLMAEAESKLRSAEIWASLAHSMGIMEYPKDKLEKLWKRTLLHQFHDVLPGSSIKEVYDEVIRDLEDVIREADEIIREATERIAQGESLVFNDLPWEREEVIEIDGKPVLVKAYPLGWSSLKPIDEGFVKAYREDDTFILENDYLRVKINDEGEIISLYNKELKWEGIRSPSNVIMAHVDTPGMWDAWDVNEDFLIQGKKLKTVRVEITRNDGYIAEITVEKIYGNSKVIQRIRLKRKSKLLEFHTEVDWWDKEVLLKAWFNFNTHNWSAYYDIPYGVIRRPAVRNTPWEQAKFEVPALRWADVSDGEHGVAIICTSRHGYTNWDSKIGLSLLKSPIYPNPWSDTGKGEFTYYLYPHKGYWFEGEVYKRALEVWSPLRVTEGSPGKRKFSLMRTDAVVGAIKLSEDGDGYIIRLYNPSKGDLEVEIPSEGVEVDIPELKVLGKVKNRVKLGAFEIKTIKVSSLAKA